One genomic region from Equus asinus isolate D_3611 breed Donkey chromosome 10, EquAss-T2T_v2, whole genome shotgun sequence encodes:
- the IL7R gene encoding interleukin-7 receptor subunit alpha isoform X1 gives MTILGTALGMVFYLLQVVSGESGYAQNGDFEDAELDDYSFSCYSQLEVDGPQHLLSCAFEDPDVNSTNLEFEICEGLLEVKCLNFSKLQETYFIKTKKFLLIGDSTICVKLGGKHITCQKMNIVKRVKPEAPFDVKVIYREEANEFVVTFNTSHLQKKYVKDLLHEVVYRLEKNENDWMHVNISSTKLTLLQRKLQPNAMYEIKVRSIPNTNYFEGFWSEWSPSSHFRTPENNSGKMDPVLLIISIVSFFSVALMVILACVLWKKRIKPIVWPSLPDHKKTLEQLCKKPKKNLNVSFNPESFLDCQIHKVDGIQARDEAEAFLQDTFPPQLDDSEKQRLGGGVQGLNWPSQHAVITPKTFGGESPLRCLSGSVTVCDVPVIPSSRPPDCREGGKNGPHVYQGLLLGAGTTNSTLPPLFPFQSGILTLNPAVQGQPLFTSLGSSQEEAYVTMSSFYQNQ, from the exons atgACAATTCTAGGTACAGCTCTTGGTATGGTTTTCTATTTACTTCAAGTCGTTTCTGGAGAAAGTGGCTATGCACAGAATG GAGACTTTGAAGACGCAGAACTCGACGACTACTCTTTCTCGTGCTACAGCCAGTTGGAAGTGGATGGACCCCAGCACTTGCTGAGCTGTGCTTTTGAGGACCCAGATGTCAACAGCACCAATCTGGAATTTGAAATATG TGAGGGCCTTTTGGAGGTAAAGTGCCTGAATTTTAGTAAACTGCAAGAGACGTATTTCATCAAGACAAAGAAATTCTTACTGATTGGAGACAGCACAATCTGTGTGAAGCTCGGAGGAAAGCACATAACTTGCCAAAAAATGAACATAGTCAAGAGAG ttaaACCTGAGGCCCCTTTTGATGTAAAAGTCATCTATCGTGAGGAAGCAAATGAGTTTGTGGTGACATTTAATACATCGCACTTGCAAAAGAAGTATGTGAAGGATTTATTGCATGAGGTGGTCTACCgcctggaaaaaaatgaaaatgattggATG CATGTGAATATATCCAGTACAAAGCTGACACTCCTACAGAGAAAGCTACAACCTAATGCAATGTATGAGATTAAAGTGCGATCCATCCCTAATACCAACTACTTTGAAGGCTTTTGGAGTGAATGGAGTCCAAGTTCCCACTTCAGAACTCCAGAGAACAACAGCG GGAAGATGGATCCTGTTTTACTAATTATCAGCATTGTGAGTTTCTTCTCTGTGGCTCTGATGGTCATTTTGGCTTGTGTGTTATGGAAAAAAAG AATTAAGCCTATTGTATGGCCTAGTCTCCCTGACCATAAGAAGACTCTGGAACAACTGTGCAAGAAACCAAAAAAG AATTTGAATGTGAGTTTCAATCCTGAAAGTTTCCTGGACTGTCAGATTCATAAGGTGGATGGCATTCAAGCTAGAGATGAAGCAGAAGCCTTCCTGCAAGATACATTTCCTCCACAACTAGATGATTCTGAGAAGCAGAGGCTTGGAGGGGGTGTGCAGGGCCTCAACTGGCCATCCCAGCATGCAGTCATTACCCCAAAAACTTTCGGAGGAGAGTCACCCCTCAGATGTCTGTCTGGGAGTGTCACTGTATGTGATGTCCCTGTaatcccctcctccaggcccccagACTGCAGAGAAGGAGGCAAGAATGGACCTCATGTGTACCAGGGCCTGCTGCTTGGTGCTGGAACTACAAACAGCACCCTGCcccctttgtttcctttccaatCAGGAATCCTGACATTGAACCCTGCGGTTCAGGGACAGCCTCTCTTCACTTCCCTGGGATCCAGTCAAGAAGAAGCATATGTCACCATGTCCAGCTTCTACCAAAACCAGTGA
- the IL7R gene encoding interleukin-7 receptor subunit alpha isoform X2: MTILGTALGMVFYLLQVVSGESGYAQNGDFEDAELDDYSFSCYSQLEVDGPQHLLSCAFEDPDVNSTNLEFEICEGLLEVKCLNFSKLQETYFIKTKKFLLIGDSTICVKLGGKHITCQKMNIVKRVKPEAPFDVKVIYREEANEFVVTFNTSHLQKKYVKDLLHEVVYRLEKNENDWMHVNISSTKLTLLQRKLQPNAMYEIKVRSIPNTNYFEGFWSEWSPSSHFRTPENNSELSLLYGLVSLTIRRLWNNCARNQKR; the protein is encoded by the exons atgACAATTCTAGGTACAGCTCTTGGTATGGTTTTCTATTTACTTCAAGTCGTTTCTGGAGAAAGTGGCTATGCACAGAATG GAGACTTTGAAGACGCAGAACTCGACGACTACTCTTTCTCGTGCTACAGCCAGTTGGAAGTGGATGGACCCCAGCACTTGCTGAGCTGTGCTTTTGAGGACCCAGATGTCAACAGCACCAATCTGGAATTTGAAATATG TGAGGGCCTTTTGGAGGTAAAGTGCCTGAATTTTAGTAAACTGCAAGAGACGTATTTCATCAAGACAAAGAAATTCTTACTGATTGGAGACAGCACAATCTGTGTGAAGCTCGGAGGAAAGCACATAACTTGCCAAAAAATGAACATAGTCAAGAGAG ttaaACCTGAGGCCCCTTTTGATGTAAAAGTCATCTATCGTGAGGAAGCAAATGAGTTTGTGGTGACATTTAATACATCGCACTTGCAAAAGAAGTATGTGAAGGATTTATTGCATGAGGTGGTCTACCgcctggaaaaaaatgaaaatgattggATG CATGTGAATATATCCAGTACAAAGCTGACACTCCTACAGAGAAAGCTACAACCTAATGCAATGTATGAGATTAAAGTGCGATCCATCCCTAATACCAACTACTTTGAAGGCTTTTGGAGTGAATGGAGTCCAAGTTCCCACTTCAGAACTCCAGAGAACAACAGCG AATTAAGCCTATTGTATGGCCTAGTCTCCCTGACCATAAGAAGACTCTGGAACAACTGTGCAAGAAACCAAAAAAGGTGA